GCCGTGGATATTCAGCTCAAATCAGAGAGATACAGAACATTAAGATCTGTAGTATTAGTGTCTATTATAGCCCAAAGATCAAAGAACCCTTGATCATCGATATTCTAATGAGCGATAAAGATGGTGACAAGCACCTGTATTATTTCCGTAAAATATCTAATAATACTTTATACTGGCAATCATTGGATTCAAAAACctttaataattttgtaaacCAAAGAGTTAAAACTGAGGACGTACACACAAGACTTACTGAAACTGgaaacaaattattaaaaagttGCTTGGAGAAAATCGAGAGTAATCTaactaaaattttaataattatggTCGACAGGACAAGTGAATACTCAAAAAATCAAGTTGGTACTCTCAAAGGTCAAGTTGGTAACAACCTGGATTATGTGCTCGCAAACGCTCACGGCACTGTGGCGGTGAAGGAAGTTTCTACTGAGTTCAACGCCTTGAGTTCAAAAGGTTATGCCGTGTATGAACACGATTTTACCAGTGTTTCAAAGTCTTTACAACCTAATGAAgcattaaaaattaaatttattggATCTAAAACAGAGATGGTAACCCAGCATAGTACCATGGTAACCCTAAACCTCGAATATCAACTTAAAGGTGGAGGATATCGTTCTCAGTCGTTGTACATCTCAGTTATAACTAACACTGATCGaaaaaacaagtttaaatGGTATAAACATAACTGTGATAAGAATATAACGGACAAGGCTTTCAGATTGGGGTATAATGGGCAATATGCGACAGTTGAACCAGATTCATCCGATTACCAATTAAATTACAGAGTTGTTTTAGTATATTTTGCTTATGACTACCTTGATGCGTTTATTTTTGTGGCTTTTCCTAGtgaaaaatcaaataaaataaggatCTTGAGTTATTCGaagtttaaatcaaatgCTCTTACTGGaactataataaaaatgtctGAACTGGATCAAACGGAATCAAATACAATGGCATCCCTACCTAAGGGGTCAGTGCATCATATTGATTCTTCTCTATTAAAGAAATTACAAGATGAGCATGAAAAACTTAAATCTGAAATCTCCGGTTCAATAGAACAATTATCCTATGAAATTAATCAAAATAAGTTTTACGTCTACTTATACGGTCCTTATTTGCAGCCACTGATGATCTGTTATAACGATAAAGCCTACACGAGATTTTATTTAAGTCAAAATAGAAGTTCCTGGAACCTAGTCACCGGGATAAGTAGTTGTATGTGTAAGAATGTGGATTCGCAAGACACCTCTGAAAcgatttttgttaaatctCTTAACGAAGTTGCAACTTCACTAAGTTTAATACATCCTAAGAAACCAGATAAAGGTAAGGAGgtagaagaagaggaggacgaTGAGGAAGATCCATCTAAGAGGCCACTCGTGATGGAtatttcaaaaataaaatcagCAGATTATGATTTTGACAGGATTACAGTGACTGAAAACCAAACTTACTCCAAGTCTAACCTATTTGTCTATTGCACTCACACTCCAAAAGGTGAGGATCCACTAACCATTGACTCTTTAATCACTAGTTCTCCAGTTAATAAAACTATAAAATTGGAAGCTTCAACCAAGGCCAAATATGTGAccgtttattttaatagaTTTATTCTGACTAAACCTCTCGTTTTATGTATTGGAACCGATGATGGAAAGGAGAAATACTATAAAGATGTGATAAAGCCTGGTGACTCCTATTCCATATCACAAGACGCCAGTATATCATCAGATAATTTGTTAGATAAGTTAATTGATGAGAATGATAAACGTAACAGCACATTTACCTATCAAATAGATAAAACCATATTCACTGATGGTAAAACTAGTAAATATGGCAATGAAGAAAGTATTACAGTTACCAAGGAAGAAAAGAGTTTAGGGTTCACAATATATACTCATAAACCAAATAAAGCCCAGACAAAGTCATCATACATTCTCcagaataaaaatttattagttgGTAGGCTTAAGACACAAATTGGCGATGCAGAGGATAGCCATGGAAAAAGCTACAGCAGTGTTAAAGTGTATTCTCTCACTAAGGAACCTGATTTCCTGTTGCTTATTGAATTTAATGggttatttacattttattattcctACAAAAGAGATGAAAAGGGCCTATATTGGGGAAAGGAGGGATTTAATTACAAAAGTGATTTATCAATAAAGGAAAAATTGGATGAATTAAATTACCCATTGAAAAGTTCAGTAATAATAGAGATAGATGAGGGTTCTAGGCCTGAAGAGAATGAGGATACTGAATATGAAATGAGACTtatagaaaataaacttaatCCAGATGGAACTTATGAAAAAAGTATGTACATCGAAGGAAAGCCCGTTGAAGGAGCAAAGAAAATTAAAGCAACACATCCTTCTAAAATGTATGAACCCAACCAATGGCGTGAGTCTggttataaatatgtaagCCATGAGTTGCCTGATTCCGGGTCGCTATCTTCATTGGGTAAAACTAAAGCAAACGTTGCCGGAGTAAGGCTGTTTATAACTAAGACCGCTGTTAACAAACCAGAAGAGATATATCTCTATCAAAGTAACGATGATGTTAGGCTACCAAGGAAAAGACTCCGCCTATACTATCCTCCAACGAcaacttcatcttcgtcatCGTTGAACAAggtatttgtttatttttataaagaaGATACTAGACCTTTGTCAATATGTTACAACGGTAAACTGTATAAAAGTAGAgacaataaatttactgAATGGATTTATGATAAAACGGCTAAATGTTATCAGGCATCCGAAGTGCTGAATACATTAAAGATCGTTTAccaaaaaatgaaaaggaaaattaCTTTCTCAAGTAGTGGGAAAGATAAACACATTGATACATACCTGAACAAAAGGTATCAAAATTATATGAGAGATTCATATTCAGCTGATTATAGAAAGAGCTCAGATGGACCATATGTATTATCTAAGGCTACTGTAACAAAAGGGTTAAGCAATGTTACCATTCTTGATAAATTGTTGGATACATTGGACGGGCACACATTTGACATgatgtataaatattacaaaaacAGTAGTACCAACCCTTTGGTGTTTGAATTTGCTGATGGGTCTGCGAAGACATATATCGTAAGAAAAGATCGTTTTAAATACTGGTCAATGGAAAAAATTGGAAATTTAGCAGCTGAATTGTCAAAGATAGAAAAGAGCATCAACGAAACCACAGTATATGAAATTGACAAAACAAGCTCTACGTACAACACCAATATCACAGTGAAGAAACACGATAATCAGCCAACAAATGGgtttaacaaatacaccCATTCACCCAATCCAGGTCACACTTCAGgaaaagtagtagtattataCAACCTTGccaaattaacaaaaatcGACAGGGGAACCCCTAAGACTCTAACAGAAATAGAAAGTAAACCATATCAAAGTGTTACTGTCTATTTTGGAGATAAAGCGAAAAATGAAAGTAAACCTGCTCCCCTTGTTCTTGAATTAACTACATCTGGCACCGATAAGAAACATTATAAGCACAAGTTGGATAAGTCTGTGTATAACTGGGAACCTCTGACAATTCCTTCTCCCGAtgacaataataaacaattgaTAGAGGAATTGAAGAAAACTGAATTTGAGCTTGTTGAATCAGTAGTGGTATTATTGGAAAAAACTGATAATGAAGTATATGGCGATGATGAAATACAAAGTGCAATGAGACAGCACGATCCTCCCaaacaatttaatttgGCCGGCATAGATCGTAGAAGCATAAGAGTTAGTGATAAAACAGGCAGTGAGGCTAAATGTATAAGTGATTTTGGATATAAGGCCTGTGAGCACGATTTGAGTACATGTTTTAAAGGCTCCAAAAACTATGGCCTCaggttttttattttggcGAATGATTctacatataaatataaggaAATAAAGTTATCCAATTCCGACGAGTCCCTAGATACTCTGTACTATGTTAATGGTGCTTCAACTGGAAAAGATAAAGTTTacgtatatttttattccaAGGACCCTAGACCACTTTTAGCATGTTACAATGGTATAGCTTATAGACCAAAAAGTTCTAAAGATTATGATAAAGAATGGGTTAGAGTAAATAAGATTACTAAATGCCCAAGTGACGAAGTTTCCCATAGTTCAGAACTATTGAAAACGCTTTCCGATATAGCcaaaacattaaatgtAGTATTATTAGATAAAAGACCCAGCGTCCTCAAAccagaaaatgaaaaaccTGATTCTCCAGGAATCGACAATACTAAATATTCTGTTcagaaatttaaaaataaagatattGATGTAAAAGTTACGTacagaaataaaaagtgcTACAGGGTGTACAACCATGAACCTAATGGTTCAGATGGTCGAGGTGATGGTTACAGATTAggagaaataaaatacgGGTCAGACACTGGAGAGGCAAAATTATTGAATTACACAACCCACAAACCGTTATCAATGGTATCTACCTATTATAGCTTATACGATAAGGACCATAAACATCCATTTTTAGTAGTActcaagtttaaaaacgGTAAAAACACGGAAGAGTATTACAAACTCAAGGGGAAAGATGTTAAAGAGTGGGTTAAAATGGATGAAGGTGGTTCTGACAAAGATATAATTaatcaattaaaaaaagaagatactTTTGAGGATGGTTTATATAGTTTAAGAACTCGGATTGGAAttgattttgaaaatacAGAAAATATCACACCATTATTTAAGGCAGACAAATGTGAAGAGGGGAGCATTGATTGGGTGGCCATTGGAGCAGGTAGCGGAGGAGGGATAGTTGGAGTTGGAACAATTGTCACTATTGGTGTTGTAGTAGTCAAAAAGTTGGCAGCTGCTGCCGTAACATAGTTGTTTTTGTCTTTGAAGATCTTCTCTTCCATTCCCATAGCCTCGTAGAGAACATGTAGCACTTCATCGGCTACATTTATCGTAGTTATAGCATAGCTATAAAAATTTGGATTATATAATAGATATGTATCACACacttaaaatacatatctAACGCACGTATATAATTCATACgaataaattgttttaaatcaGATGATAATTACACTTTAGTGACTTCACAGGGGCCAGGATCAGCATTGGAATTTGCCTTGAAGCTCGTAGAGTTACTTTGCGGAACGGAGATCAAGGACAGCCTGGGCAAAGCAATGCTTCTACACCCATCGATTGAAGTGTAATTTAATGGTAGTTACTATACATtgatatatgtatttgCATTCATATTTAATGATATTGATGTACGCAGTTGATTACAATGTTGACTGGTTGGTAATACACAGTTGTCAGTGGTGCCATGATAAGATGCTTCAGTGGTAATAAGAcagttttatatatttagaTATTGATTAGCACATACTTGAGATGATAGAAAATTTACAAAGTAactttaaaacaatttttcTGAAATTAACTATAAAGATAGAAAACGTTGGCGATGATACACACAacacaataaataacatgAAAGTGGagttaaattatattagtCTACAGCAGTAATGATGGAATCATCAGGTATATTAACAACAGAATTTAGGCGGACTAGAAGACTGAGTAGTCTACTGAAAATTGAGATTAACACGGAAGAAAAGGGCACAAAGTATTTGTGAGCATGAACACGAGATAAATGAACACAAGAACCCTTAACAAAATTCAAAgagttaaaatacaaaaagtGATAGTTGCTAAAGAAGTCAGCCTTAAGAGCTTTGATTTGCTTGAGCTTGCCGAGttggaaaataaactttttaAGAAACCGTAAAGAAGACAAGACATAGCGAATAAAAATAGTCCCACGATGCTGATTCTTATtctaaaaagtaaattaaagtaaaataaaataaaaaataggaaATCATAAGgtaaataagataaaaGTAGGTATCAATAACAGGTGTGTGTGGGTATACAAAATAGcaatgtttatattaaaataaaaataaaaaatagataattttagtaaataaacacttaaataaatactaaaattgtaaaaattgGTGTAATAAGTAGGTAAATACCCGAATAATGAgcttatttaaaacagtGATCTCATATTTGAGCCAGCTGAAAATAAGATCAAATTTCTTCCTATTAGTCAACAAATCcattgaaaaataaaactagaaaaacaagtaaatagATGCTATAGTGACACCattgaaaaaattgataaaaataaaaactaattGATCTATGATGAGAGTGATAGGGTTAATACCATAAGAAAGAGCATGAAACTGAGAAAACAGCTCATAAGTCacattgaataaaaaatcccagtaaaataaaacagtgGTAAATTAATCTGATTTATCAACATTGGTGCCGCCGTTGTCGCCGACGTGAGCAGAGTTGCCGTCGCCGGGAGTGGCAACAGGATCCTTCGACCTGTGCCTAGTGCcgctcttcttcctctcctTGGCGGCCTTGTCAGAGCTGCTCTCAgctctgctgctgctgtgaCTGCGCCGCTCAGCGCTGTGAGAGCTGCCGTTGCCGCTGGCCGTAGTGTTGGCAGTCGACTCTGCGCGTTCTGAAGTTTTAACCAATTTGGCGTCCTTGTCAGAAGGGAAAAACTTGTTAGGCTTCTCAACAAGGTTGGAAACAACGTGCTCCGAGGTCTAAATGCAATTAAAACCAATAAGTGCGACCGACTGTAATAACGAGGGTGTGTATTCATCTAACTGTGTAACTAGTACCACTATTATTGGTATTCGCACTACCACTAgtaatagcagtagtaacagtagcaCTACTGCAACTAGTGGtggtggtagtagtagcagtaataacaatacCTGGGTCAGCTGATATATGTATGGATCTGGAGTTTTCGGCCTGAAGAAGCTCGGCGCCATGACCTTGGAAATGAGCTTTAGGGACATTCCGTTCTTTTGGTGGTTTCTGGCGACGGCCCTCAGGGTCTTTATGATGCAGTAGATGCACTCTGCCTGCTCCGGCCTCATGCCCTTAATCAGCCTCctgacgctgctgaagacCTCCTCGGTGGACACCTTGTCCAAAACTGCATTCTTGATGGCCATGTAGCCCTTGTTGCCGAACAGGGGCTCGGGCTGAATGTCTAAAATCAACTTGAACACGGCGACGGCCTCGTTGGGAGAGTTGAAGCTGCAGTTCTCGCCCAGGTTCTCCACGCGCGTCACCACCTCGTACAGCTCCTCGGCCGAGCACTGGAGGTTGAGGAGGTTGGGGGCTGTCACGAAGTCCTTGGACTCGATGGCGCTGAGCACGTTCGACAGCACCGGCGGGATGAGCCTGAAGTCCTTGAACCGCTGGCCCAGACGCGCGCCCAGCACCCACAACTCAGTGCCGAATGGCGAGAGGGGCGGGTTGATGCCCAGGTTGATCTCCTCCGTCCTCTGGACTATGTACGGGAAGTTGCGCAGCATGCTCTTCTTGTtcagctccagcttcagcagcacgtCCGAGATGTTCGCCACGACCTCGACCTTCGAGGTGTCCTTGGCGCTCTTGAAGGGCGAGGAGAGCGTGAGCAGGGTCTTCGTCGACATCGGCGAGTGGATCAGGTAcaccttca
The sequence above is a segment of the Theileria orientalis strain Shintoku DNA, chromosome 3, complete genome genome. Coding sequences within it:
- a CDS encoding uncharacterized protein (RhoGAP domain containing protein); the protein is MASTLSYNVSGVLYDSDSEQVDYDGKSYDYYLKSDYNDETFKEDFLARYLGKGPNMERVLLLIPSVTPKVNENYEDSLRFTIKTLNDYLSSKYSLVICQTCVSWSDKSSYYFVNQWYNMLPSGKKKNLLKVYLIHSPMSTKTLLTLSSPFKSAKDTSKVEVVANISDVLLKLELNKKSMLRNFPYIVQRTEEINLGINPPLSPFGTELWVLGARLGQRFKDFRLIPPVLSNVLSAIESKDFVTAPNLLNLQCSAEELYEVVTRVENLGENCSFNSPNEAVAVFKLILDIQPEPLFGNKGYMAIKNAVLDKVSTEEVFSSVRRLIKGMRPEQAECIYCIIKTLRAVARNHQKNGMSLKLISKVMAPSFFRPKTPDPYIYQLTQTSEHVVSNLVEKPNKFFPSDKDAKLVKTSERAESTANTTASGNGSSHSAERRSHSSSRAESSSDKAAKERKKSGTRHRSKDPVATPGDGNSAHVGDNGGTNVDKSD
- a CDS encoding 4-methyl-5(b-hydroxyethyl)-thiazol monophosphate biosynthesis enzyme, with product MPFVVLKATDTSNTYGRSKARINKQLYINCYIFRRYQHTPMERLYPEDITIYKEYKAGIGNAVVLKTIISNRPYRIAHLVKAHVYYNRYENKTPLLLVLFFDGHQNAINRYYVRSDFDEDIRRWIKKGIDTLRPLESDDIENEILQPLLKENDRISDLLTYQVDKTTSKDSETYNGNKIQIIKRENDPSPGFKKYTHIPVGKYAKHKACVLCNSQVLFYWNTSDRRGYSAQIREIQNIKICSISVYYSPKIKEPLIIDILMSDKDGDKHLYYFRKISNNTLYWQSLDSKTFNNFVNQRVKTEDVHTRLTETGNKLLKSCLEKIESNLTKILIIMVDRTSEYSKNQVGTLKGQVGNNLDYVLANAHGTVAVKEVSTEFNALSSKGYAVYEHDFTSVSKSLQPNEALKIKFIGSKTEMVTQHSTMVTLNLEYQLKGGGYRSQSLYISVITNTDRKNKFKWYKHNCDKNITDKAFRLGYNGQYATVEPDSSDYQLNYRVVLVYFAYDYLDAFIFVAFPSEKSNKIRILSYSKFKSNALTGTIIKMSELDQTESNTMASLPKGSVHHIDSSLLKKLQDEHEKLKSEISGSIEQLSYEINQNKFYVYLYGPYLQPLMICYNDKAYTRFYLSQNRSSWNLVTGISSCMCKNVDSQDTSETIFVKSLNEVATSLSLIHPKKPDKGKEVEEEEDDEEDPSKRPLVMDISKIKSADYDFDRITVTENQTYSKSNLFVYCTHTPKGEDPLTIDSLITSSPVNKTIKLEASTKAKYVTVYFNRFILTKPLVLCIGTDDGKEKYYKDVIKPGDSYSISQDASISSDNLLDKLIDENDKRNSTFTYQIDKTIFTDGKTSKYGNEESITVTKEEKSLGFTIYTHKPNKAQTKSSYILQNKNLLVGRLKTQIGDAEDSHGKSYSSVKVYSLTKEPDFLLLIEFNGLFTFYYSYKRDEKGLYWGKEGFNYKSDLSIKEKLDELNYPLKSSVIIEIDEGSRPEENEDTEYEMRLIENKLNPDGTYEKSMYIEGKPVEGAKKIKATHPSKMYEPNQWRESGYKYVSHELPDSGSLSSLGKTKANVAGVRLFITKTAVNKPEEIYLYQSNDDVRLPRKRLRLYYPPTTTSSSSSLNKVFVYFYKEDTRPLSICYNGKLYKSRDNKFTEWIYDKTAKCYQASEVLNTLKIVYQKMKRKITFSSSGKDKHIDTYLNKRYQNYMRDSYSADYRKSSDGPYVLSKATVTKGLSNVTILDKLLDTLDGHTFDMMYKYYKNSSTNPLVFEFADGSAKTYIVRKDRFKYWSMEKIGNLAAELSKIEKSINETTVYEIDKTSSTYNTNITVKKHDNQPTNGFNKYTHSPNPGHTSGKVVVLYNLAKLTKIDRGTPKTLTEIESKPYQSVTVYFGDKAKNESKPAPLVLELTTSGTDKKHYKHKLDKSVYNWEPLTIPSPDDNNKQLIEELKKTEFELVESVVVLLEKTDNEVYGDDEIQSAMRQHDPPKQFNLAGIDRRSIRVSDKTGSEAKCISDFGYKACEHDLSTCFKGSKNYGLRFFILANDSTYKYKEIKLSNSDESLDTLYYVNGASTGKDKVYVYFYSKDPRPLLACYNGIAYRPKSSKDYDKEWVRVNKITKCPSDEVSHSSELLKTLSDIAKTLNVVLLDKRPSVLKPENEKPDSPGIDNTKYSVQKFKNKDIDVKVTYRNKKCYRVYNHEPNGSDGRGDGYRLGEIKYGSDTGEAKLLNYTTHKPLSMVSTYYSLYDKDHKHPFLVVLKFKNGKNTEEYYKLKGKDVKEWVKMDEGGSDKDIINQLKKEDTFEDGLYSLRTRIGIDFENTENITPLFKADKCEEGSIDWVAIGAGSGGGIVGVGTIVTIGVVVVKKLAAAAGPGSALEFALKLVELLCGTEIKDSLGKAMLLHPSIESTAVMMESSGILTTEFRRTRRLSSLLKIEINTEEKGTKYL